A window from Argopecten irradians isolate NY chromosome 3, Ai_NY, whole genome shotgun sequence encodes these proteins:
- the LOC138319246 gene encoding uncharacterized protein — translation MSHELEALRKEIREVKEIRQSAAQRTPMLHELNDLDRFRGWVPSLTNPKRVNKLTKFFGQEPPLLQLFLKKLGYEKYSGNFENEHIGMIELPYMTEDRLERIGVPMGPRLRILQEAQMCFRQENFNIYIV, via the exons ATGTCACACGAGCTAGAGGCACTACGTAAGGAGATCCGCGAGGTTAAGGAAATTCGACAGTCAGCAGCACAGCGCACACCAATGTTACACGAACTGAACGACCTGGACAGGTTCCGAGGCTGGGTGCCGTCTCTTACCAATCCTAAACGAGTCAACAAACTCACAAA ATTTTTTGGCCAAGAACCACCTCTCCTGCAGCTATTCCTGAAGAAACTAGGCTACGAG AAATACTCTGGAAACTTTGAGAATGAACACATCGGTATGATAGAGCTGCCATATATGACTGAGGATCGCCTGGAAAGGATTGGAGTACCCATGGGGCCACGACTACGGATCCTTCAGGAGGCTCAGATGTGTTTTAGGCAGGAAAACTTCAATATCTATATAGTATGA